ggggccctgatcttggctggggttTGGGCGGCgcctggggccctgatctcggctggggtctgggcagtgcctggcacgatggggccctgatctcggctggggtctgggcagtgcctggcgcgacggggccctgatttcggctggggtctgggcagtgacTGGCGCGATGCGGCCATGATCTCAGTGGGAGGCAGTGGagagtgatgggggcagggtgggggtacactgggggaggagcagagaatgggggagggggtctgttgGGGGGAGGCAGAGGCCCCTGTCCCTTTCTCAACCCATGAGCTATTCCTCTGGGCCCGGCCCCAGGACCAGCAGGAGGAGACAGGGCAGAAACGTGCTGCATAGGGACCACACACCTGGCAGCCAGGTCCACAGGCACCCGGTGCCCTCTGCAGGGAATGCCCCATGCCCTGGAGGGCAGGCAtggggcacaggggctggggagtgaaggggcagggctgcgctgGGCATGGGGTGCAGGGGCTTGGGAAAAGGGGACAAGGTGGGCATGGGGCACAggcctggggagtggggagcagggtgggcacAAGGCACAGGGGCAGCGGGCCAGGGCGGGCGTGGGGCACAGGGCCTGGGGAGTGGGGCGAGCGTGGGGCAGGAGGCCAGGGCGGGCGCGGGGCACAGGGCCTACCCTGCCCTGACGGCATCTCCCCGCCCGGCCCCGCAGGCTACGACTTCCCGGCCGTGCTGCAATGGTTCGCGGAGCGTGTGGACCGCATCATCCTGCTCTTCGACGCCCACAAGCTGGAGATCTCGGACGAGTTCTCGGAGGCCATCCGAGCCCTGAAGGGCAACGAGGACAAGATCCGGGTGGTCCTGAACAAGGCCGACATGGTGGAGACGCAGCAGCTGATGCGGGTCTATGGGGCCCTGATGTGGTCCCTGGGGAAGGTGTTCAACACCCCCGAGGTGCTGCGTGTCTACATTGGCTCCTTCTGGGCCGAGCCGCTGCTCGTCTCCGACAACCGGCGGCTCTTCGAGCTGGAGGAGCAGGACTTGTTCCAGGACATCCAGAACCTGCCCCGCAACTCGGCCCTCCGCAAGCTCAACGACCTGGTCAAGAGAGCCCGGCTGGTCAGGGTGAGCGGGGCACCGCGGGCGGGAGATGGGGGGCACTGAGGGGGCGGAGGACCGAGGGGcgtggaagggggctggggggggcactgagggggatggggaCCTAGGCGGGCAGGGGGACCGAGGGGCGTGgaagggggttgtggggggcactGAGGCGGATGGGGACCTAGGCGAGCAGGGGGACCGGGGGGTGTGTGGAAGGGTTCTGGGGAGCATTGAGGGGGATGGGGATCTAGTGTGGAAGTGGGTTCTGGGTCGTGGGTGGAGGGATCTGAGGAGGACAGGGGGACCTAGGCAGGTGGGGactgagggggggaggagggagttctGCAGGGATGGTTAGGGGATCGAGGGGTTGGAAGGGGTCTGGTAGATTGAGGAGGACAGGGTAGCACTGAGCAGGGGacgagggggaggagggatttcGCAGGCTGGGCACAACAAGACAGTACTGAGGCAGGGTCACCCAATGGAAGGAAATACCAGCCACCAAACCATCTCCTTGGCTGCCTGGCCGGCGTGGGGAGTAAAAGTTTTGAAAGGGGTCGGGGTTAGAGCAGGCTGAACCAATACCCGTTAGCCCAGGAGGAGTGGCTCTGATAAGACCCTGACTGCAGGTGAGTCCAAGTCCTGTTAACTGGGGTCTCAATGCCCTGTGCTCGCCCCCCTGAACGGGGGAGCTCGAGGCACTTTGGGTCTTTTCCTACCCACCCCCCAACATAAGGGTTGTGACCTCTTAGGCGCAGATGCCAGACACGAATACCTCCCCCCATAATGCGTCCTCCCGAACATGGCCCGGGGGGACGTACTGGTTGCGAGCCCCCCACCCTCAATCTGCACTTCTCCGTAATGGTTACCATGCGGTAGAGCCTTCCGCAGCTGGTACAAGCCCCAGCCTGAAAAATGAGGAAAGCCCAACCCACGGCGGATCGAGGCGCACCCCTAGAGGAAAGCCCCCAGCCCCACGGCTGTATCGGCCAGACGCCCCTAGAGGGAAAGCCCCACCCCACGGCGGATCGAGGCCGGCCCCAGAGGAAAAGGGCCCCTGCCCGGAGCTGAACCCTTGAAGGAGAAAGCCCAGCCGCCTACGCCTGCCCCCCGAACAGCCAGCCCGTTCTAACAGGCTTGAAAGCTCCCACCTCCCGAGGGTGCGGCCCCTCCATATGCAGTTTCTCTCCTCTCGCCCCAGGGACGTGGGAATCTTAATGAGCCTCCATGGCCTGATAGGAACGCCAGCTGCTTTCGCCGCTCTTCCCCCTTCGGCCGCCTTAATCTTCCTGCCACCCTGAGCGGCCGCTTAATCCCGGGTCCTTGCGGCCCAGGCCCCGCAGTGGCAATGCCTCCTCGCACGCCGgagcaggaacagaactcaggacaGCCGCCGACCACTCACCGCCCGCCCCGAACAACCGCCTGGATCACGGAGGCtgagccccccccagccctgggcaggcaTCACAATCGAGCGAGATTTCATCTGCCCTCCCCCATACTTGACGCGGCCCTGACCTAGTGCAGAGAGGAAACTGAAGGCACAAAAGGGCGCTGAAAAAGCTTTTAAGGTCACAGTAAGTTGCCCTGTGTGCTGGACGCGCCCACACCCAGCCCGAGACCAGACCCCCCATGTGCCAGCGCTCACAAACTTAACTTCACAGACCAGGCAGACGAAGACAAGATCCGCAGCCCCAAGCCCCGTGCTCCTAACCCACTAACACATGTCAACTGCCATCTGTGCAGCGGACCTGGGTGCCCGCCTCACCCAAGGCTGGGGCGCGATTCCTCTTCCTCACCGAGGAAGTCCGTGAACGCAGCACCGGGAGGTGGCAAGCAATTCCGAACTCCTCAGGCTGGCACGCGCtgggcaccaggcaggcaaggccagggggcaagccccagaccccaaaGTCTCAGGCTAAACTACCCAGAGGCTGCACCATGTGCCGTAACCACCCCCCCGTACCAGTGTATAGCTTGATTTGGTTTTAAATCTTTCCTATAAACAGTCACCTCAGCCCCCCTAAGTTACTAGACCCACTCCcaagagccagggagagaacccagagtccGGCTCCACCCCCCCTGCTCAAccaccacacacactcttccAGATGCGGCAGAACCCAATCCGCTCCAGCCCAAGGTCCCGgcctgctgggagccagggggggCCAGGCTatactgggctgtggggagggtcCCGGCCGGACTGGGCCATGGGAAGGGAGGGGACCAGGCTatactgggctgtggggagggacagggacaggcCGGATTGGGCCGTGAGGGGAGAGGGGGCCAGGCTatactgggctgtggggagggacagggacaggccggactgagctgtggggaggggacccAGGCTATACTGGGCCTTGGGGAAGGACAGTGCCCGGCCAGACTGGGCCATGGGGATTGGGGGCAGGTGACCAGACCGGGCCGCGCTCCCCCCGTTGctgacctccccctccccgcaggAGCTGCTGATGGTTCACGACTTCACCAAGTTCCACGCACTGAAGCCACGGCTGCTGGACGGGCTGGACGAGATGCTGACGGGCGACATCGCCCGGCTCATGCCCCTGCTGCgccaggaggagctggagacGCCGGAGGGCGTGGTGCAAGGTGGGGCCTTCGACGTCACCCACAACGGCCCCTTCGTGGAGGGCCTGGCTGACGGCGCCTACGAGGGGGCGGACGACGAGGACTGGGTGGTGACCAAGGACAAGCCCAAGTACGACGAGATCTTCTACAACCTGGCACCCCTGGACGGGAAGCTAAGCGGCACCAAGGCCAAAAGCTGGATGGTGGCCACCAAGCTGCCCAACTCGGTGCTGGGCAAGATCTGGAAGCTGAGCGACGTGGACCGGGACGGCATGCTGGACGCCGAGGAGTTCGCCCTGGCCAGCCACCTCATCGAGGTCAAGCTGGAGGGGCATGGTCTGCCCGCCGACCTGCCCCGCCACCTGGTGCCCCCCTCCAAGAGGAGGCAGAAGGGCTCGGCCGAGTAAAGAGGCCCCGACTCCTGCCTCCCCGCCCCGTGCCAGGCTGAACTGCTCCGAGAGACCCGGATATTCCCCCCGCTCCCTCCGTGCCAGGCTGAAGTGCTCCGGGAGACCCCGATtactccccccacaccctgtgcCAGGCTGAACTGCTCCAGGACACCCCagctcccacccctcccaccccgtGCCNNNNNNNNNNNNNNNNNNNNNNNNNNNNNNNNNNNNNNNNNNNNNNNNNNNNNNNNNNNNNNNNNNNNNNNNNNNNNNNNNNNNNNNNNNNNNNNNNNNNNNNNNNNNNNNNNNNNNNNNNNNNNNNNNNNNNNNNNNNNNNNNNNNNNNNNNNNNNNNNNNNNNNNNNNNNNNNNNNNNNNNNNNNNNNNNNNNNNNNNNNNNNNNNNNNNNNNNNNNNNNNNNNNNNNNNNNNNNNNNNNNNNNNNNNNNNNNNNNNNNNNNNNNNNNNNNNNNNNNNNNNNNNNNNNNNNNNNNNNNNNNNNNNNNNNNNNNNNNNNNNNNNNNNNNNNNNNNNNNNNNNNNNNNNNNNNNNNNNNNNNNNNNNNNNNNNNNNNNNNNNNNNNNNNNNNNNNNNNNNNNNNNNNNNNNNNNNNNNNNNNNNNNNNNNNNNNNNNNNNNNNNNNNNNNNNNNNNNNNNNNNNNNNNNNNNNNNNNNNNNNNNNNNNNNNNNNNNNNNNNNNNNNNNNNNNNNNNNNNNNNNNNNNNNNNNNNNNNNNNNNNNNNNNNNNNNNNNNNNNNNNNNNNNNNNNNNNNNNNNNNNNNNNNNNNNNNNNNNNNNNNNNNNNNNNNNNNNNNNNNNNNNNNNNNNNNNNNNNNNNNNNNNNNNNNNNNNNNNNNNNNNNNNNNNNNNNNNNNNNNNNNNNNNNNNNNNNNNNNNNNNNNNNNNNNNNNNNNNNNNNNNNNNNNNNNNNNNNNNNNNNNNNNNNNNNNNNNNNNNNNNNNNNNNNNNNNNNNNNNNNNNNNNNNNNNNNNNNNNNNNNNNNNNNNNNNNNNNNNNNNNNNNNNNNNNNNNNNNNNNNNNNNNNNNNNNNNNNNNNNNNNNNNNNNNNNNNNNNNNNNNNNNNNNNNNNNNNNNNNNNNNNNNNNNNNNNNNNNNNNNNNNNNNNNNNNNNNNNNNNNNNNNNNNNNNNNNNNNNNNNNNNNNNNNNNNNNNNNNNNNNNNNNNNNNNNNNNNNNNNNNNNNNNNNNNNNNNNNNNNNNNNNNNNNNNNNNNNNNNNNNNNNNNNNNNNNNNNNNNNNNNNNNNNNNNNNNNNNNNNNNNNNNNNNNNNNNNNNNNNNNNNNNNNNNNNNNNNNNNNNNNNNNNNNNNNNNNNNNNNNNNNNNNNNNNNNNNNNNNNNNNNNNNNNNNNNNNNNNNNNNNNNNNNNNNNNNNNNNNNNNNNNNNNNNNNNNNNNNNNNNNNNNNNNNNNNNNNNNNNNNNNNNNNNNNNNNNNNNNNNNNNNNNNNNNNNNNNNNNNNNNNNNNNNNNNNNNNNNNNNNNNNNNNNNNNNNNNNNNNNNNNNNNNNNNNNNNNNNNNNNNGGACCGGCGGGCGAGATCCCCGGCAAAGAAGGAGAAGCACTGCTGAGTTTGGGGGAGGCTCTGGATAGAAAGTTCTAGTCGGTTGGTATGTGCAAGAGCCAGACGACGACCTGCAGAAGCTGGGGAGCGGCAAAGGGGCTGTGTGGGCTGGGGCgcagggggaggctggggagAAATGGAGAATTTATGTTGATTTGAGTTTAATTACTGGACTCTGTTTATCTCATAGGAGAGAAGCCGGCTGGAGGGCCGCATCATGGGGGAGAAATCACCACAGGGCGGGAATGTCGGCTTCCCCCACCCAGCCAGACCTTTGCCTGGGGCCAGACCATCTTGGCAGGGTGAAATTTCTCTGGTCCCCTGATGAGAAAATCCACATTTTCAATTCATTGTGAACCTGCTGTCTAGTGACAGCACTGAACCTGCCTGCATGCTTTGATCTTCGGTTCACGCTTTGAGCCTTGTGAGTTTCAAGCCTTCGTATCGTATGAGGCAGAGATTTCAATTAACCCAGTGGACAAGAGCTTTAGGATTTTCTTTGTCTTCCCTTGCACGGCCCATAAACACCATGGAAGTAATTTCCAAGCTTTGTGGAcattttacaaaaggaaaaaggatAAAAGAGAAGAGCAATCAGcaatggcagcactttaacatgggcTGCGTATGGGTCTGTACCGGCTGCCACTTTTACCGATATGCCGTACAACCCGTAccggcccactttcacctctgtgaTTTTCCTTCAAAGGCATTGGTTAGCTTCTTTAGAAGGAACTTGCAAGTTAAGCGCCCATTCAAGAAACACTTAaatggacaatggatcttggaaggatccatccacataagaagtctgcatgaggatgttcaaggtagcagtgaaccatggctgctacctgtaagttctgagtcatgcatggacatgtgacttgcccatgtgacccaaactccatcttgtagctgaaTTCtacacaaggggaggggggttccaCCCataagagaaagtctatttaaacccctgggagacctctctcaGCCTCTCAACCCCAacgatacctgaaagaaactggaccacagggggtgtgagtgattgctggacccagactagaggGCGACTAGtgtgtaaaaggaagcttactggaactccTCTgaggtgaggttttatctgtattcagttttcttactgtttAGGCATGATTGCGtcttctatttatttttacttggtaattcactttgttctgtctgttactactcgGAATCACTTCAATGCTAcgttctgtatttaataaaatcacttttacttattaataacccagagtatgtgttaatacttGGGGGGTGGCAAACAGCAGTGCATCTCTCTCtaatcagtgttacagagggcaaacaattgatgagtttaccctgcataagctttatacagggtaaaatggattatttgggtttagaccccattgggagttgcaCATCTGAGAGTGTTAAGACAGGACCAcgtctgtgagctgctttcagtcaagctccagctgttaggggacgtggttcagacctggatctgggtttgcagcaggctagcgggtctggctcaaaccaggcagggcactgaagtcccacgcaggcagggcaggaaagcGGGGGcaaaagtagtcttggcacatcagctggcagccccaaggggcttctgtgatccaacccatcacattcCCATTTCCACCCACTGGAGCCCAACTGCCTCCCTGAGCTTGAATAGAAGAGAGGCTTCTGACTCTGAGCTCCCTCTGCTTCGAACCCATGAGactccacaccactcccagagcccggaatagaacccaggagacctggttcccagtccctctgctgctgcctcaaaAGAACACCGATGAGCAGCAGAGACAACTCTTCATCATGAACTTCAGTCAAACCAATGGAGTGTCTCAGAGATGGAGGGTGCCAGGAATGTCACTGTTTTCCTGCAGCCCTTGTGGCTTGTGCCATGTGAGCTGTGATCACCCAGTCTCTCATGCTCAGCAAGACTGGGTGACCTCAAGCATGTTCGGTGCATTGCCCTGGCGGCGCTgtactgcagggagcagggcaggggctcagcaaGGGGCACTCTCCCCTCGCAGGCAGTGATGGCTTGCCATGCCCCACACAgtgctagggggcactgtgcttcAGGAGAGGCGTGAGGTCTCCTTAGGTGCATGTTCTGCTGGACTTATCACCTCACAGAAGGTGTGCATAGAAGCTAATGACATGCAGGGTCTGTCACTGGCTCTTCACTGTGTAATTCTTATCCCCAAAATTCCACCTCTTTTTCCACTGGGCACAAAAATCTCGCTCTGCTTAGCTTATGGATAAAGGTCTACCCCTTTTTACAAGAGCTGCACTAGGGGAGTTTGGATGGGTTGATGTTGGCTGGATCGCTGCTCACTGACGTGGCACAAAAGCCACTATGTCCACAGCATCGGGGCTGGTGTCACGTTTTGGGGTTTGATCCAAAACCACCTGCCCTGGAACCCTGAGCGCCTTGACATGCTCAGCGGCTGCAGCTCCATGTTTGCACATTCCCGGCCAGCAGACAACCATTTACGAGTGTCTGCGATCAACAGCCTGGTTTAGCAACACCGACTCCAGCAGCTTGCTTGGTACATCCCACCATGCCCTGGTCCCCAGCAGCCTCGGTACTGCTAGCCAAGGaacccaacaccccccccccatctgcatttcccccaaaccatctgcCCTGAAATGTCCAGCCTTCTCCTGCAGCATGCAGACAAATAATAGTGGTCATTTGCTCCGTTTAAGAGACAAATTTCAGCTGCTCACCACGTTAACTGGAGTTACCAGTGAGTTGAATTCAAATCCAGACCTGAGTTGGTTTAGATTAGAATAAACCAAGTATATTAAGAAGAGGCCATAGGTTAAGAGATTCCAAATGAAAAGAAACCCAGTTAGAGatggttacaagtaaaacaaagggaaaacacaACAGCTGAAAGGCTAAAACTCAAGGTAGCAAGGCACAGTCTGCGTTGAAGGTGATTTTGCTTTCTGATTACTCTTGGTCTGGCCTGGTTTCTGATCCTGACCTTCTTGGGAAGTGCAAAGTGCTGGTTTCCCTTTTTGTCTTAGGGGGAAGAGCATTTGGGATTCACTGCCCCTCTCTCTATAGTCCAGGAGAGCATGTGTCTCTCTGTTCATTGAGCCTGCTTCAGGAAGGAAGGTCTCCTGGAGGTGCCTTCTCCCACCCTGTCAATAGTTGAGTCATCACTTCCTGTCCTTGGAGGCTCGATGGCTTTGTTTACCACCCATGTACATCCTAATTCTCTTGTCACTGGCCACCCGGATTCATTTCTATTCAAGCTCTGGGCAGACCTGGTTCCTCTGTGTtcaaatacagattttaaaacagaCTCATAGCGGTCTGCCATATCTCCACCTGCCGCGTTCTCACCTATGCTCCACagtgatattattgaccagtgtggtgggattttcaaaagatacCTCGCAAGGCAGAGTTTGCATAGGTCATTGCAGctgtgtgtagggtgtgaatacagggatgcCTGAGTTCACACTGGGCAAGCAAATTCTGGGCACAAGGGTTGTGCCACTGTGAAACAGcagctgtgccccaccccagataTAGCTGCATTTTGGTTGGTTTCTGAAGCATTCATGGTGCCTAAAACCCTTTCAAACCCTGTGGATGTTTCTCAGATCTCACTCTTGGACTTTTCACTGGAACCTCTCCCTCCAGGCTGTAATTCAAGGAGAGAGATTGCCGATCAAATGGGTCACCTTGTGGAGAGAATCCAAGACACAGAATGAAGGGCCCCCTTCACAGAGGAAGTCAGTTACCTGGATCTAGAAGCAGCAGTGGGAGACGAGGAAGATGAGACCACTAATGAGGAAGAAGGAGCCACCTACCACCAGCTCACGGACCCAGAAGAAGATttgagctgcagagagaggagaagctCGAATGGAACCAGCAAGTTAACATCACTGCTGAGCATGATGCACATGATGTCCATGTGTCTGTGCCTCTAAGACTTGTGACAAACTCCTCTGGATCTTAGGAGCCATCCAGCTGAGATGTGAAACCCACCCACAGCCCTTCTATCTTACACTGGTGGACACCGATTCCTGATTCTTCCCATCTGTTTGTTTATCCCTCTCCTGTCGGCCTGTCCTCCAGCACCACTGTGACCTGCCCTGTCCTCATTTGTCCATCAAGGGAATTGGGCAGGAGGGTGTGGGGTTAGGAGGGTGAATCTGTCTGGGGAGACGTTAGCAGACAAGAGCCACCTCACCTGACACTGTGACATTCCCAGTTACAGTCAcggcctggctgctgggggatGGGATCCATCTCCCACCCACATTCTCTTCGTACCCACAGGTGAATTCCCTGGTGTTGTTTGAACTGACCAGCAGGATACTGAGCACAGAGATGTTCACAGAGACAGTCCTGGGCTCTGTTGTGTTGATTTCAGACCCCACATCCCCAGGGATGAGCTCGACTCCGTCCTTGTAGAAGTGAAACCTTCGCTGACCGGCATCCTTGGGGGCCGTGCAGGTCATGAGCAGGTGGATCCCTTCACTCACCGCTCCGGACGAGCGATGCACACTCAGTGCCGGCTGGGGAGGGATATCTATGGGGAGCAGCAGAGAGGAGAGGTCAGCAGGGACATGGCAGTGGGGAATGTGGAGATGGTGCCTAGAATTCCACTTATTCGGAGCTGACCTGTTCTCTCCCCAGAGCCTTGTTTCATCTCAGGATCCTGAGGGCCTCCCCCCAGAAATGAGTGAgaaccaggctgggggaggggattccATCTTTCAGTTACTATATGGGGCTCAGATGTGGGATCAGAAGGAGGCCGGCGTCACCGGGACATgacttggtttttttttaaatatctccattACTAATGCAGCAGCCCCTGATACTTCTGGAGCCCTCGATAGATAGGGAGGGCCCAGAGCATCTGGTGATCCCGCCCCTCTGACCAGACTGGTTGAGAGCTGGATGAGCAGCTTCTCCAGTTACGTAGACAGGCTGCTCTGGGGACACGGTGAGCTGGGGAGCCGGGAGTGGGTTTGGAAAAGACAAGGGAGTCGGGGAGGAGACGGTTCCTACATGGGCGGCTGGTGACACAGAAGCAGAGGAAGGGCCAGTGAAGAGCAGAGGTGGGAGGGATCCTGGACACagaccccagccagccccagctcagtGCCCAGGGAGCACGTCCCCACGGGGCCTTGCAAACTCTTAGTAGCAGAGATCTCGCTGCCAGGGAACCCAGTGGGACCAGTGTCCCCACCTTggtacctgggggtggggggaggcagctcctgcccagggccagctcagcctgcaggggctgggaggggagggcttgtgtggctgaggctgggggtgtTGAGGAGCTCCACCCAGCAGGCACAGACCAGGCTTCCCTGTACTAAGGGTAGATGGTAATGAggtgcccctgagccctgggcactGCCTGGGGAACATCACTCACatgccagctgggatctggccacATTTATACCAAAGTAGCTCAGGCTCACTTTCATTGGTCTTGCTGAACCCATAGACTCATTTCGAGGGGTTTTTTTATTCTCACCAGCTGGGATCTCAGTTTCTCATGGCGAAGATTCTGAAACCAGCCCCCTGGTGGCAC
This region of Chelonoidis abingdonii isolate Lonesome George unplaced genomic scaffold, CheloAbing_2.0 scaffold0555, whole genome shotgun sequence genomic DNA includes:
- the LOC116831145 gene encoding EH domain-containing protein 2-like; this translates as PGEWGERGAGGQGGRGAQGLPCPDGISPPGPAGYDFPAVLQWFAERVDRIILLFDAHKLEISDEFSEAIRALKGNEDKIRVVLNKADMVETQQLMRVYGALMWSLGKVFNTPEVLRVYIGSFWAEPLLVSDNRRLFELEEQDLFQDIQNLPRNSALRKLNDLVKRARLVRRTWVPASPKAGARFLFLTEEVRERSTGRWQAIPNSSGWHALGTRQELLMVHDFTKFHALKPRLLDGLDEMLTGDIARLMPLLRQEELETPEGVVQGGAFDVTHNGPFVEGLADGAYEGADDEDWVVTKDKPKYDEIFYNLAPLDGKLSGTKAKSWMVATKLPNSVLGKIWKLSDVDRDGMLDAEEFALASHLIEVKLEGHGLPADLPRHLVPPSKRRQKGSAE